A stretch of Chiloscyllium punctatum isolate Juve2018m chromosome 6, sChiPun1.3, whole genome shotgun sequence DNA encodes these proteins:
- the LOC140478672 gene encoding zinc finger protein 639-like isoform X2 — protein MSANGQRKRRKSLNPSRYSGSDSTVEDKEEKSPEHCNSSSDSQDLCMALRPINSVLKGTSKRQSEFDNWSPLNRQVNRFNTHHPEHGVSTNNKHQDNANESSVGDSLENRTKSPCSTVLYQHKWPLRKPSCDGLYSCEHCDFNSKYPSELKQHVILRHTNTLPNICPVCKHEFLTYDLLHKHMQIHETEEPNACQLCSYSAENPKELELHVADVHSTEYLYWCEQCNIHFCSTSELHLHLQQHDGDEQYLCQFCEYGTDDAAELHSHVLAEHAYSLMEMNDSSEDGLQGPAGFLSKVSFDRERNFFICQSCGYRSRLYGNVNRHVAIEHARFFPYVCDDCGKGFCNTAEYNKHLNLHSSQEIYLCQYCDYSTEQIANLRSHIDISHAAALPYKCEMCMLRFANDGDLMWHLAKHKQNNELLWYQGYDY, from the exons GGTCTGATTCCACAGTTGAAGACAAAGAAGAAAAAAGTCCTGAACACTGTAACAGTTCAAGCGATTCACAAG ACCTTTGCATGGCCTTGAGACCAATAAACTCTGTTTTGAAAGGAACTAGCAAGAGACAAAGTGAATTTGATAACTGGAGTCCTTTAAATCGCCAAGTGAACAGATTTAACACACATCATCCTGAACATGGAGTTTCAACGAACAATAAACACCAAGACAACGCAAACGAAAGTTCAGTTGGTGATAGTTTGGAAAATCGGACCAAGTCCCCTTGCTCAACGGTTCTCTATCAGCATAAGTGGCCTCTTCGAAAACCATCTTGTGATGGGCTGTATAGCTGTGAGCATTGTGACTTCAACAGCAAGTACCCATCAGAGCTGAAGCAGCATGTTATTCTCAGGCACACAAACACTCTGCCGAACATCTGTCCAGTTTGTAAACATGAATTTCTAACGTATGATCTACTTCATAAGCACATGCAGATCCATGAAACAGAAGAGCCAAATGCTTGCCAGTTGTGTAGCTACAGTGCAGAAAACCCGAAGGAGCTGGAGTTACACGTGGCGGATGTCCACAGCACTGAGTATCTGTACTGGTGTGAACAATGCAACATCCACTTCTGCAGTACCAGTGAGCTGCATCTTCACTTGCAGCAGCATGATGGCGATGAACAGTACCTCTGCCAGTTCTGTGAATATGGCACAGATGATGCTGCTGAGCTACATAGCCATGTCCTTGCTGAACATGCATACAGCCTCATGGAGATGAATGACAGCTCCGAAGATGGACTTCAGGGACCTGCAGGCTTCTTAAGTAAAGTGAGCTTTGACCGGGAGAGAAATTTCTTTATCTGTCAGTCCTGCGGCTACAGGAGCCGGTTGTACGGCAATGTAAACCGGCATGTGGCAATTGAGCATGCCCGTTTTTTTCCATACGTGTGTGATGATTGTGGGAAGGGATTTTGCAACACAGCCGAATATAACAAACATTTGAACTTGCACTCTTCTCAGGAGATCTACTTGTGTCAGTACTGTGATTATTCTACTGAGCAAATTGCAAACCTCCGATCCCATATCGACATAAGCCATGCTGCAGCGCTTCCATACAAATGCGAGATGTGTATGTTGAGGTTTGCAAATGATGGTGACCTTATGTGGCATCTTGCTAAACACAAACAGAATAATGAGCTGCTATGGTATCAGGGATATGATTATTAA
- the LOC140478672 gene encoding zinc finger protein 639-like isoform X1, giving the protein MSANGQRKRRKSLNPSRYSGNEGGGCERSDSTVEDKEEKSPEHCNSSSDSQDLCMALRPINSVLKGTSKRQSEFDNWSPLNRQVNRFNTHHPEHGVSTNNKHQDNANESSVGDSLENRTKSPCSTVLYQHKWPLRKPSCDGLYSCEHCDFNSKYPSELKQHVILRHTNTLPNICPVCKHEFLTYDLLHKHMQIHETEEPNACQLCSYSAENPKELELHVADVHSTEYLYWCEQCNIHFCSTSELHLHLQQHDGDEQYLCQFCEYGTDDAAELHSHVLAEHAYSLMEMNDSSEDGLQGPAGFLSKVSFDRERNFFICQSCGYRSRLYGNVNRHVAIEHARFFPYVCDDCGKGFCNTAEYNKHLNLHSSQEIYLCQYCDYSTEQIANLRSHIDISHAAALPYKCEMCMLRFANDGDLMWHLAKHKQNNELLWYQGYDY; this is encoded by the exons GGTCTGATTCCACAGTTGAAGACAAAGAAGAAAAAAGTCCTGAACACTGTAACAGTTCAAGCGATTCACAAG ACCTTTGCATGGCCTTGAGACCAATAAACTCTGTTTTGAAAGGAACTAGCAAGAGACAAAGTGAATTTGATAACTGGAGTCCTTTAAATCGCCAAGTGAACAGATTTAACACACATCATCCTGAACATGGAGTTTCAACGAACAATAAACACCAAGACAACGCAAACGAAAGTTCAGTTGGTGATAGTTTGGAAAATCGGACCAAGTCCCCTTGCTCAACGGTTCTCTATCAGCATAAGTGGCCTCTTCGAAAACCATCTTGTGATGGGCTGTATAGCTGTGAGCATTGTGACTTCAACAGCAAGTACCCATCAGAGCTGAAGCAGCATGTTATTCTCAGGCACACAAACACTCTGCCGAACATCTGTCCAGTTTGTAAACATGAATTTCTAACGTATGATCTACTTCATAAGCACATGCAGATCCATGAAACAGAAGAGCCAAATGCTTGCCAGTTGTGTAGCTACAGTGCAGAAAACCCGAAGGAGCTGGAGTTACACGTGGCGGATGTCCACAGCACTGAGTATCTGTACTGGTGTGAACAATGCAACATCCACTTCTGCAGTACCAGTGAGCTGCATCTTCACTTGCAGCAGCATGATGGCGATGAACAGTACCTCTGCCAGTTCTGTGAATATGGCACAGATGATGCTGCTGAGCTACATAGCCATGTCCTTGCTGAACATGCATACAGCCTCATGGAGATGAATGACAGCTCCGAAGATGGACTTCAGGGACCTGCAGGCTTCTTAAGTAAAGTGAGCTTTGACCGGGAGAGAAATTTCTTTATCTGTCAGTCCTGCGGCTACAGGAGCCGGTTGTACGGCAATGTAAACCGGCATGTGGCAATTGAGCATGCCCGTTTTTTTCCATACGTGTGTGATGATTGTGGGAAGGGATTTTGCAACACAGCCGAATATAACAAACATTTGAACTTGCACTCTTCTCAGGAGATCTACTTGTGTCAGTACTGTGATTATTCTACTGAGCAAATTGCAAACCTCCGATCCCATATCGACATAAGCCATGCTGCAGCGCTTCCATACAAATGCGAGATGTGTATGTTGAGGTTTGCAAATGATGGTGACCTTATGTGGCATCTTGCTAAACACAAACAGAATAATGAGCTGCTATGGTATCAGGGATATGATTATTAA